Within the Solibacillus silvestris genome, the region GAGGACCCGATACTACACACTACTTCGGCAAATGCTTCAAAAAATTCGCAGCTGCAAACCCGCGTACTTCCTGTTCACTATAATGCTTTAACAGCTCATTAATGAGATTTTGATGCATCCCGGCATGTTCGAGATGGGGGATTTTCACATCAATACCGTCAAAATCTGAGCCAAGGCCAATCAAATGCTTCCCGCCAAGTGAGCAAATATAGTCAATATGACGAATCAAGTCCGTCATGCTCGCTCTGTTTGTGCCGTTTATAAATTCAGGATAATACACAACATGAATCGGCGCGTTTTTTTCAATCATTGCTCTTATTTGTGCATCGTTCAAATTGCGCTCATGATTGCAAATAGCCATTGCGTTTGAATGAGAAGCAATTACATAATCGGCATGCTCGATGACATCCCAAAAGCTTCGTTCATGTAGATGAGTAACATCGGTGAACAGCCTGTGCTCATTATTCAGCTTGATGATTTCTTTGCCAAACGGTGTAACGCCAATCTGTGATGTACTATGTAAGCCGTCAGCTGCTTCATTGGAGTAATTCCATGTAAGCCCGATCGACAACACGCCAAGCTCACGGAACTGATGCCAAAAATCAATGTCGCCACCGAAAAAATCAACGCCTTCAATTGTTAAAAAAGCGCCAGTTTGTCCTGGACGGAGCTTATCAAAATCCGTCCATTTCTTAATATGCACAACTTGTTCACTTAGCACTTCCTGCTGAAAATGCGCAATCTGTTTGAAAGCAGCAGCCCGTTTTTCCTCCAAAGTTAAAGTAGGGTAAACATAAACCGCAAACGCCTGTGCCATCAAATTTCCTGCGCGAAGTTTATCGGCATTTATATCAAGCAGGCCATCGTCAAACCGGTGACCATCCTGCTGCATGCGCCATAATGCATCACAATGTAAATCAATTACTGGAATAATCATCAAAAAAACCCCTCCATTATGGTGAAAAAAGGTGAATGACCGCAATCATCCACCTCATCTTAATACTAATCTTTATGCATGATGGAGCCCTGCAAAAATACCGCCTTTTGCGACAAGCTCTTCATATGTCCCTTGCTCTTCAATGCCATTTGGTGTAACAACGAAAATATAGTCCGCATCGCGAATGGTCGCTAAACGGTGCGCAATGATCAATGTCGTCCGGTTTTTCGCCAAATCATTCAACGACTGCTGGATAATCCGCTCAGTCGCCGTATCTAAGGCAGATGTTGCCTCATCCAAAATTAAAATCGGCGGGTTTTTCAGGAACATGCGCGCAATCGCAAGACGTTGTTTTTGTCCGCCTGATAATTTCAGACCACGTTCACCGATTTCCGTCTCAAAGCCATCCGGTAAATTCTCGATAAATTCTAGCAAGTTTGCCTGCTCGGCCGCTGCTTTAATGTCCTCGAAGCTTGCGCCTAATTTACCATATTCGATATTTTCACGAATAGTACCTGTAAATAAAAATACATCTTGCTGTACTGTACCGATTTGCTTGCGGAGCGAATGCTGTGTTAAATCTCGGATATCATATCCGTCAATCGTAATCGCACCATCCGTAATATCGTAAAAGCGTGGGATCAGTGCACTGATCGTCGTTTTCCCTGAACCGGACG harbors:
- a CDS encoding diguanylate cyclase; translated protein: MIIPVIDLHCDALWRMQQDGHRFDDGLLDINADKLRAGNLMAQAFAVYVYPTLTLEEKRAAAFKQIAHFQQEVLSEQVVHIKKWTDFDKLRPGQTGAFLTIEGVDFFGGDIDFWHQFRELGVLSIGLTWNYSNEAADGLHSTSQIGVTPFGKEIIKLNNEHRLFTDVTHLHERSFWDVIEHADYVIASHSNAMAICNHERNLNDAQIRAMIEKNAPIHVVYYPEFINGTNRASMTDLIRHIDYICSLGGKHLIGLGSDFDGIDVKIPHLEHAGMHQNLINELLKHYSEQEVRGFAAANFLKHLPK